The following proteins come from a genomic window of Alosa sapidissima isolate fAloSap1 chromosome 22, fAloSap1.pri, whole genome shotgun sequence:
- the lepb gene encoding leptin b, producing MKLSLVLFYAMVSACTSMAYARPTITGDMIKTMAKITIARIKKIKAEHFNMSPEISFGTYEDTPIEGLTSIVGHLSSLLARLRVPPAHHLRQVEEDVDTLLGHLRGTAIGQGCTLPKAGSALLKSETDFPITSNYLSLLDLQRYLEKLCLNLDKLKPC from the exons ATGAAGTTGTCACTGGTGTTATTTTATGCCATGGTGTCGGCATGCACATCCATGGCATATGCTCGTCCGACCATCACAGGAGATATGATCAAAACCATGGCCAAAATCACAATAGCCAGAATCAAGAAGATTAAAGCTGAG cATTTTAATATGTCTCCTGAGATAAGCTTCGGCACGTATGAAGACACTCCCATCGAAGGTTTGACCTCCATTGTCGGTCACCTGAGCTCGTTGCTGGCGAGGTTGCGCGTCCCACCGGCACATCACCTGAGACAAGTGGAGGAGGATGTGGACACTCTGCTTGGTCACCTTCGTGGGACGGCTATCGGTCAGGGCTGCACGCTACCTAAGGCTGGCAGCGCTCTGCTTAAGTCTGAGACGGACTTCCCCATCACGTCAAACTACCTCAGCCTGCTGGATCTTCAAAGATACCTGGAGAAACTGTGTCTCAACTTGGACAAGCTAAAGCCATGTTAA